The following is a genomic window from Manihot esculenta cultivar AM560-2 chromosome 9, M.esculenta_v8, whole genome shotgun sequence.
TGAGATTCTCATGATGGTATCTTTCAGCATATTAGTATATTACACTTCAAATTCTCCTTTTACCAGGTTTGATGCTATCGTGTCAGCAGATGCTTTTGAGAATTTGAAACCAGCTCCTGACATTTTCTTGGCTGCATCTAAAATCTTGGATGTGCCCACTAGTGAGGTATATTATTTTGTTTGCAATTTTATCCTCTCTATCAGGTTGCTAGAACTTTTGTCTCAAGTTATTGTATATCACTAAAATTATGAAAGCAGCAGCAGaaactttcaaaatcatcaaaaataaatttttacttaaaaaaaatttatgataataGTAACCAGAGTCAATTCCATAGAGACGGATAAGCAAATTAATTCTATGAAtgaataagaaataaaaaataaaataaaataaaatggaggGAGGTTTTGGATATAgaaaagtgaaaataaataaaattaatttaaaaaataagtaattaaatttaagaaaaaaaatcggAATAatcttaatttcaatttttattggtTGAttccaaatataaaaaaaaatttaaattaattaatgatttattaattaatgataaatcaAATTTAGATTTTCAGATATCCAATCCTTACTTAGATTTTAAGGTTCTTAAAATTCGTTAACTAGTTTTAGCTCTTGAACAACATAGGAGATGCTCCTAACATGTAATCCAATTACAACATTAAGATTTAGAAGGACCTTATTCTAACTAACAAATGCGAGAGATTCGGTTtatttaagttagattatatTATTCTTTCGGAAGGTCTTTATATTGTTCGGAAGGTATTACACAATCTAATTCACCACttgtttgaaattaaattaaacaattgCGGATTTAATCAATCTGAATAGTAATATATTATTCTAACAACTGGGCAATGAGTcattattataataatcaatagaataataataaacactagttaaaagaataatataaatatcaaaaacaATTAGGAAACAATAGAATCACATAAATCTCacaaacaattaaattaaaaccttAATTATCAGTTAAACAAGAACTTAACTACACATGTTCATGGCTGAAACACCATAATGAGAAGGGTATTTTCAACCTCCTAAGCTAATTAAGGATGATAAATGAGAGATGTGACTAGATATCAGATGTCTAGTACATCAATTTGTCCTCTTTTTTACAGTGCTAAGAGTCCTAACTCAAAAAGTTGAGTACATAGCAACGGTTTGTTATGTACGTAGTCTATAGTTAGTCTGGGAGTTAGAGTTCAAGCATGCTCTACTTCTTATCCTTATGTGAATTTGGTTACGCTCGATATCATATTGTAGagtttaaattttgttattttccGATTTCTGTTTAAcagatatcaaaattcaaacgaatgAACCTGATTTTAAACTTCATATCTAagtgttttaaaatattaaaactaaaaaaggTGCATATTATCACtactttttttaacttttttgtacatcaaatcataaaaattatataaaattatatgattcaTGGGAGAGTAAAGTTTTGTGAGAATACTCGGAAAGAAATTAGTTTTAGTCATTGACGAGGTTTTTTACACGTATTACAAAAAAATCTAAACATTTTCAGCATCGGCTTTTTTCTTGCCTTGGAATGCTTCTGTATGTTGCTAGTGTGTGGTCCTGGGAAGAGATTTTTCCATCATCTTGTGGCTATAGAGATACTGAAGTTTGTcagctgatttttttttttttcaaaatataatttcataGAATTTGTTTATACTCGATTGAATTTATCGCatgattgttttttttttcctcagcttaattaaaattttttgactTTTCCAGTGTATTGTTATTGAAGATGCCCTAGCTGGAGTACAGGCTGCAGAAGCCGCACGGATGAGGTGAATGTACCAATAAAATGTGTATTGGGTTTCATTAGGACATCACTGCTGATTAATTCTTTCAAAATAAGTGTGGAAATGATTTTCAAGCATGTCTCAACACATGGGACAACATTAAATTTCATTTCACCTTTGAAATCTACTGCATTTTTCATATGGGTTTACTTTTATATTCAACTGATTGCTAATATATGGCATTCTGAACATCTTGTAGGTGCATAGCTGTGAAAACTACACTGTCAGAAGAGACTCTGAAGAATGCTAGTCCATCCCTTATCAGAAATGATATTGGAAATATTTCACTTGATGATATTCTCAATGGTGGATCTGATGGCTATAGtatgtagtcctgaagatgtcACTTTGTACCATCATTAATGATGACGTTGCATTTACGTCATATTTTAAGAATTCCAAAACATTTTCCTTTTGTAATGGATTTCCTCtgtattgaaaattttttctcCACCAAAAATAAGGTGCTCCTTTGGACATTATTGATTGAGTTCATAATTGATGTTTTAGACTTTGCTTAAGaagggaaacaaggagataTTTTTATTGAGCTCTGAGCAGTTTTTAGACTGGTGTTAGTAGTTAAGACTGTATTCTGGCACAATGGAGATCTAATAAAGATGTACCATTGCAGATGAGATGATGCAGAGACCTCAGGTTCTGCATACTTCTGAACAGAGTTCAGCAGCAATACTCAAAGAAAGAACAGATAATGGGGCACTTGTTAATAATGTTGCTGCCAGCGACGAAGTTTTCTCAGCTGGGGGGTAAGAGAGGTTCTTTtccttaaaaaatttagttaacccgtgatttttaattaaaatttgccTTCTTGAGATACATAATCTATTCTAGATTTTCATCCTCTTATTGGAATGCAGCTGATTTTTTATAGAAACctgaaaaatatgaaatatttagcCATTCTTTCGTCTCCTTGTTAAGTTCTGCAATATTTTGGGTCTTTTCCAACCGCAAGCCACTAATCACACACTATGTTGGGTACCTCTAATGAGTTGGTTAAGTAAACTTCTATCTTAAGTAGGACCTTTTGGATTCTGTTTTCCGGTGAACAAAAGTTCATGTACCCTCTTGGGAGATGAACATATTCATATTGTAATCTTAGTCTACTAGCTTGTAGGGAACTATTTTCTTTCATCTGGAGGTTTTGAAAACTGAATCTAGTGTTTGCAAAATACATAGCCTTGAGTGTCTTAATGATAAAGAAAATAAGGCCTTGGTATAACTACTTCAGGTTGCAGAAATAATTTGTGGACAGGTTTCAGGCTTCTCGCCGCAATATATTGAGATATGGAAGTTTGGGTGTTGCTTTTTCTTGTCTGTTCTTCGCCGTCTCAAACTGGAAGGTAACTTTCTTAAAAGAAAAGGATAATGGATGATTGCGTGAGAATTGAAATCATGTTGATCATTTGAGGACCTGGAATATATAACTTACAGCTTCTACATGTTCTCATGCAAATACATTTGTGCATTTTTAGGCAATGCAATATGCTTCCCCTCAAGCTATATGGAATTTGGTGTTTGGAGTTAATAAACCAGATTTTAAGCAGAATGAAGGTACAGGTTGATGTCATGCAATACATTATACCTGACCATGATATTCCTTTCCTCTGTTCCTTATAACTTTAGTCTTTTGtgttttgatttaaatttttctgAGATGCCTTTAAAAGTCCATGGTCATCTTGATCTAcctgtgattagttgtgattaTTAACAGACTCCCTGGATTTGTTGGCTATAGGTAAGTCAGACTTGGAATATTCAAGAGTCCAACAGTTTGTAAACTATATATCTGATTTAGAAACCAGGTAATATAGAATATGTCCACTCGTCGCATGTTTATACCACTTGCATTCAATTTTATGCACtttgctttttgtttttttcatgGGAATTTACGTTTGTTCTGTACTTCTGTTCTGAGTTTATTATACTTTGAGTGTCAGGGGAACTGCTCGCGTTGTACCAGAATTTCCAACTAAACTTGATTGGCTGAATTCAGCTCCACTTCAATTTCACAGGGCAAGTTTTACTAAACTTGCCACATATATTGTCTATTTCCAGATATGCTAATCATGTTTTCAGATGAGCTTTGTGATCATAAAGAATAGTAAAGTTTCATTGAATTTCTTCGACTATATTCTTCTACATTGATGATGTTATCCATCACATCCTTGCACACTTAACACTCAACTCAAATTCCCTCCTCCAGTCACATACACATGGAAGAAGAGGATTACATTGAAAGAAGTTTCTGAAATAGCTAATGACAGCCAGCTGTAATAAACCCTTTCAACTATTGAATTTGAGTCTTATATCACCATGATGGATTGGCTAATGTGTAATGGATGTGAAAAACATACCCTTTAGGTGTTAACTTCTTGCATTGCAATCTTCTAATGGCTCtgaatacataacatggctttATATTGTTGTTATATGAGAGCACATATTATTCTAATTATATTTGCAGAAATAGCATTGGCCTTTTGCATCAGACAAATCCTCAAGTAATAGAAAATTTTGATATAGTTTCAGAAAATTTTCATCTTTCTTTGAAGTTTCTTTATGACACACTACATCACTAACAGTTTTGAATCATTTCGATTTCCTCATGCAGGAATTGAAAGGCAAGGTAGTTCTGCTGGATTTTTGGACCTATTGTTGCATAAATTGTATGCATGTGTTGCCAGATCTAGAGTTTCTGGAGAAAAAATACAAAGATATGCCGGTAAACTCCTCTTCTTCGCTTTCAGGTATCACTATCTGTTGACTGTTTTAAAGTTTCAATTTTGGGAATAAGAAAgatcttaattaaattttaaatgataaatctTCAATCTTGAAAAGGCTGAAAAGCGACTTCCAAaaattgtttaaattaaaaaccaaGAGAAAAAAGGGTAGTTGAAACAAGAATCTCATGTATTATATTTTATGTATGCATTTATTGAGTATTTTGAAACTTCTTTTGAGAGTTATTTGTGAAGCTACCAGCCTCTATGTTCTCTCATTCAGATAGAAGTTTGCTTGCTTACTCAGAATGTATTAGTAGCTACTATAGTACATCACTAGTCCTGTTATGACATTTTGTCTTCAGATATGCACTGTTGTAAACCCCTGATCGCGTCACATTCTCTGGACTCATTGTGGAGTGGGTTAAGGAAAATCCATATCCATATGACATGATAGAAGTAAAATAAGGGTAAAACAAAAAGGTCTcaaagattttcatgagtttgcttgcattagcaTCATTTCAACACTTTCTTGTTTTCAGAATCTAATTGACTGATTCAGGATTCAGTGTAGTTCCACCTGATGTTTCTGTGTGGTAATATTTTGCAGTTCACTGTTGTGGGAGTACATTCAGCTAAATTTGACAATGAGAAAGATTTAGAAGCAATCCGCAATGCAGTCTTACGCTATAACATCTCTCACCCAGTAAGTCAAACTTTTTAAAGTTAGTACAAGCATAATCCTGATTTATCTTAGCATGTTTAGGTATTACAATCTAGATGCATTGGAGCAGATACTCGATATACACGTATGAAAAAAGGGGAGGGCAAAAGACTTTTACTTGTTCAGTTTCAGAAGAGCAGAGTTGAAGTGACATCTATTTGGAAACTATCATTGAGGTTGTGGATTCGGTTTTGCAATACTGCTAAATTGTAACCTCAAATAAAATACTCAAAGCCTATAGACTTCTGGTTGCTCTCTTTTTCTATTCTGGCAGGCATCCAATGATACAAGGATTGATAGGCGAAATGAGAATGACCAAATTATTCTCAACAAGGGTTGTACTGGCCTCCttaatttcaaagaaaaatttatGAACAATCACCAATAGTTAGAAAAGAATGTGCAATTTATCAGGTATATTATCCCATGATTGATATTCTTAAACTTGTGGAGACTATGAGGAAGAAAAACAGATGGCTTATGGCCTATTTTTCCAGTACTGCATCCAACTAATTGAGGAAAGCtcatttattttagtattttatgtaAGCACATATGATATGTTCAAAATTGGACATTTTtctgtttgtttttcttttgtcATGCAAAATATTGCATTAAATATAGGAGAAAAATTTTCTGTTCGTTTGCTTAAGCATtatgttatatatttaaattacttATTCAATTTTATAATCAAAGATTTCCATGTTGTTTAATCTTAATCCAGCCTCTTATCTGTGTAGGTTGTCAATGATGGAGATATGTATATGTGGCGTGAGCTAGGTATCAATTCATGGCCTACATTTGCGATTGTTGGGCCCAATGGTAAGCTTATTGCACAAGTATCAGGAGAAGGCCATAGAAAGGTACCATGAgcttcaataaattaatttatttgaaaattgcATATTGAGTTCTTTGTTAGagcacaattttcaattttcagtCACATTTGTCAAGTAATCTCGTATGAATGTGTCcatgtttatgtttttgttttcCTCCACAGATGAAAGACTTGCAAATAAAGGTCAAAGTTCATCCTTATTTTCAAACTTTTCAAAATGCCCTAAAACTTCAATGATATATTAGAACAAAGATtccatcttttttcttttgttagacaatgaaaaataaaacaataaaattattattataaaagatattttaaaagaattggGAGGGAATATTTTGTAGAAACAAGTATTCTTCATCGATTCTCCATGCTTAAAGTTGAAACTCCTTCATTGAAGACAGCCTCACAAAAgaaaccctctacatatcctcTTCACTCTCTTGTTCTTTTTAACCACATTAGAAAAGCCAAGATTTGAAACCCCAGTCTCCCTTCACCAAAAAGGCATGAAACAGAATCAATGGGAATTTGATATAAATGAATTATATATGTTTTtccttactttttattttttatgaattggGCAATAGTTTCCTATAACAAATAGCATGACTTGGAAGTGTTGCTTTCCACACGCAAGATGTTAGAATTACTTCTttgtaatgataaaaaaaagtagaaagaaaattattttttttttccttctcattTAGGATCTTGATGATCTGGTGGAGGCAGCTCTTCTGTATTATGGTGGGAAGAAACTCCTAGAGGGCACACCAATTCCACTGGGTTTGGAGAAAGATGATGATCCCCGTTTGATTTCCTCTCCTTTGAAGTTTCCTGGAAAGCTGGCAATCGATGGGCTTAACAACCGGCTGTTCATTTCAGATAGTAACCATAACCGCATTGTATGCACTCTCCTCTTTCTCATGCACACacatgaaataataataatgacaaCAACTAGTACTAGTAATGCACTTGAGGTTTGCCCTTTTGTGTGGATCAGCAGTGCCCCCCAAACTTGCatttaatcattttttttatttctcaagTTCAGGTGGTCACTGATCTAGATGGGAACTTCATTGTCCAAATTGGGAGCAGTGGAGAGGAAGGTTTGCGTGATGGTTCCTTTGATGAAGCCATGTTTAATCGCCCTCAGGTGACATTATATTCTAAATCAATTTCTCTATAAATATGTCATGAGTGAAGCATTGCTTTCAACTATAATTTAAGCACCTTACAATTATTGCAAGTGCTGCCATCTTATGTTATATGGTTATGTGCTTCTCCAGGCCATACTAGAATGTATTTTCAGTAACATTGTGGTTATGTTTTCTCCAGGGCTTGGCTTACAATGCAAAGAAAAATCTACTTTATGTTGCAGATACTGAAAACCACGCTTTGAGGTATGCAGCAACTTCAGAACCATACTTTAATTGTTTTATGGTCTTAGCTAGCTCTGTTTTTAATGGTTGAGACTTGAGACAGCCTTTGAAATCCAATACAGCTTGAGATCCTTGTGTTTATTACCTTATATATGTATTATCacaatgtgaaaaaaaaaacatatggaAGTTTCAAGTCGAAATTAATTCAAGCAGACATAAAATCATGCTTCAGAATTTTCCAGAACTTCAAGCATGTATCTTAATGTAATGGAAATATTGCATTGTTCTCtgagatgcatgtttgataagaaGCAACAACAACAACTGCAGGCAACAAGGGAAGAATCCAATTAATGTTTCTATACCCTGTGAAGCATGCTAATAGCCCTTAATCaacaatgatttgggcaaagtCACTTGTTAGTTGCAGGGAAACTTTGAGCTACATTTGGTAGAAGAATAAAAAATCGGAGCAtgaaaatcaatttataaaatggGAAAAAAAACGTATAAAATAACTATGAGGTAGTCACATGGCAGAAGAACTTGAATTAGAATATGTTGTTTTCTTTCTGCATCCCCCCTCTTATATCTATGGTAGGGAAAGATGCATTCAAACTAATTTGACTTCTTTGATTGAAGTTAAATATGAATTACATTGGTAAACATGACCTCATAGCTAATcattttatgattatttttctGTTGTAGGGAGATTGATTTTGTGAATGAGATGGTACGGACTCTTGCTGGGAATGGAACCAAAGGTTCTGACTATAAAGGTGGAGGAAAAGGAACGACTCAGGTAAGATAAGGGAAATGTTACTTTCGAATGTACTTTAAAGATGCTTCCTTAGTTTCGTGTTAAAATTTTGGGTCTTCTGTTAATATGCTTCATAAAATTGGGGTTAATGGCATCATTAatgtttttctttcataaaaaataattggaCATCTCCCAGcatatattcaataaaatttacaatGTTTCCTCATTTATAAATACATACTTCGTCCTTCAGCTTCTCAACTCTCCATGGGATGTCTGCTATGAGCCAGTCAATGAAAAAGTATATATTGCAATGGCTGGACAGCATCAGATATGGGAGCACAATACTCTAGATGGAGTTACTATAGCTTTCAGTGGTGATGGTTATGAAAGAAACTTAAATGGATCAAGGTATAATGCTGTATGGTTTTACCTTAACTGCTTCTGTGCACTTCATATTAGCATTATTTTGGATTTCCTGACCAGTTGCACTTTGCTTGTTCTCCTTTTCTAAAGTGTATTAACAGCATTCTATTTTCTTCAGACATTTTTCATACTCTGACACTGGTCTTGTTTTATTATGAAATAGCTCCACTAGCACGTCATTTGCACAACCTTCTGGAATTTCACTATCTCCTGGTAACATTTTGGTTAATTTTGACAAACAGTGTAACTTTCGTTGAAATTTGCAAATCATTGTGGAAGGTTCTACTGCTATATATAGTGATAATTTTGCTTCATTGCTTATTCATAGATTTGAAGGAGATTTATGTTGCTGATAGTGAAAGTAGCTCCATTCGAGCCCTTGATCTGAAAACAGGAGGATCAAGGCTGCTAGCTGGTGGTGATCCAATTTTCTTTGACAACTTGTTTAAGGTAATTTGTTTTGAAACTAATAAACCATTTGCATCATGTATAAcgttttaatttcaaaataagtaTATTCTATGTAAAGCTATTAGTGGAGATTCTTAAAGTTTATTGCTTAGCAAGATCTAATCTTTTGCAACCAACAATCATTGATTCATCCCTCAATACTTAATTTTGCAGTTTGGTGACCATGATGGAATAGGGTCTGAAGTGCTTCTTCAACATCCACTAGGTGTATTATGTGCAAAGGATGGTCAAATATATATAGCAGATAGCTATAATCACAaggtattattgaaaatataatatttcatcaATTTAATCTGTAAGTTATGGATTTTACCAATTCTATCTGATTGGTCTAGGTCCTCTAGGATGTGTGCCCATACTGACATGGCATTAATCAATTTGTTTTGCAAAATACGAATACTATCAAAGTTGGAATCTTATGTTTTAACCACTAGACTGCCCCTTAGAGACAGATTTACAAATTTTACTCGAAATAATGTATCATATTAATGCTTTTAGCTGGTTACCTTCAAATTGGTGCCTTGCCTACTGTAATGCTTATGGTTCTTAATCAGGCTTTTGTGAACTTGTCATTTTCTTATGCAGATAAAGAAGCTAGATCCAGCTACTAAAAGAGTGAGTACTATAGCAGGGACAGGGAAAGCTGGTTTCAAGGATGGTAAAGCCCTGGTTGCTCAGGTCAGAAAGCATCTAATAAAATGTTGCAGTCTTTGGATTTTAGTGATTCGA
Proteins encoded in this region:
- the LOC110623051 gene encoding protein SUPPRESSOR OF QUENCHING 1, chloroplastic isoform X1 — encoded protein: MKLLSPPASLSRPTSLFFFSPKGPKPISNSVQLFQWRSKGVTFTRRMVVKACVKVEQKENSVSEEAGSQWGKVSAVLFDMDGVLCNSEEPSRMAAVDVFAEMGVAVTVEDFVPFMGTGEANFLGGVANVKGVKGFSTEAAKKRFFEIYLEKYAKPNSGIGFPGALELITQCKEKGLKVAVASSADRIKVDANLAAAGLPLSMFDAIVSADAFENLKPAPDIFLAASKILDVPTSECIVIEDALAGVQAAEAARMRCIAVKTTLSEETLKNASPSLIRNDIGNISLDDILNGGSDGYNEMMQRPQVLHTSEQSSAAILKERTDNGALVNNVAASDEVFSAGGFQASRRNILRYGSLGVAFSCLFFAVSNWKAMQYASPQAIWNLVFGVNKPDFKQNEGKSDLEYSRVQQFVNYISDLETRGTARVVPEFPTKLDWLNSAPLQFHRELKGKVVLLDFWTYCCINCMHVLPDLEFLEKKYKDMPFTVVGVHSAKFDNEKDLEAIRNAVLRYNISHPVVNDGDMYMWRELGINSWPTFAIVGPNGKLIAQVSGEGHRKDLDDLVEAALLYYGGKKLLEGTPIPLGLEKDDDPRLISSPLKFPGKLAIDGLNNRLFISDSNHNRIVVTDLDGNFIVQIGSSGEEGLRDGSFDEAMFNRPQGLAYNAKKNLLYVADTENHALREIDFVNEMVRTLAGNGTKGSDYKGGGKGTTQLLNSPWDVCYEPVNEKVYIAMAGQHQIWEHNTLDGVTIAFSGDGYERNLNGSSSTSTSFAQPSGISLSPDLKEIYVADSESSSIRALDLKTGGSRLLAGGDPIFFDNLFKFGDHDGIGSEVLLQHPLGVLCAKDGQIYIADSYNHKIKKLDPATKRVSTIAGTGKAGFKDGKALVAQLSEPSGIIEAENGRLIIADTNNSVIRYIDLNKEEAELLTLELKGVQPPAPKSRSFKRLRRRTSADTQTIKIDGGSSSEGDLCLKISLPEEYHFSKEARSKFIVETEPENAVLIDPSDGFLSPEGTAILHFRRSSASASTGRINSKVYYCKEDEVCLYESLLFEVAFQEETPSSSPSQITLAYVVKPKALTNSLELPVSR
- the LOC110623051 gene encoding protein SUPPRESSOR OF QUENCHING 1, chloroplastic isoform X2, whose amino-acid sequence is MFDAIVSADAFENLKPAPDIFLAASKILDVPTSECIVIEDALAGVQAAEAARMRCIAVKTTLSEETLKNASPSLIRNDIGNISLDDILNGGSDGYNEMMQRPQVLHTSEQSSAAILKERTDNGALVNNVAASDEVFSAGGFQASRRNILRYGSLGVAFSCLFFAVSNWKAMQYASPQAIWNLVFGVNKPDFKQNEGKSDLEYSRVQQFVNYISDLETRGTARVVPEFPTKLDWLNSAPLQFHRELKGKVVLLDFWTYCCINCMHVLPDLEFLEKKYKDMPFTVVGVHSAKFDNEKDLEAIRNAVLRYNISHPVVNDGDMYMWRELGINSWPTFAIVGPNGKLIAQVSGEGHRKDLDDLVEAALLYYGGKKLLEGTPIPLGLEKDDDPRLISSPLKFPGKLAIDGLNNRLFISDSNHNRIVVTDLDGNFIVQIGSSGEEGLRDGSFDEAMFNRPQGLAYNAKKNLLYVADTENHALREIDFVNEMVRTLAGNGTKGSDYKGGGKGTTQLLNSPWDVCYEPVNEKVYIAMAGQHQIWEHNTLDGVTIAFSGDGYERNLNGSSSTSTSFAQPSGISLSPDLKEIYVADSESSSIRALDLKTGGSRLLAGGDPIFFDNLFKFGDHDGIGSEVLLQHPLGVLCAKDGQIYIADSYNHKIKKLDPATKRVSTIAGTGKAGFKDGKALVAQLSEPSGIIEAENGRLIIADTNNSVIRYIDLNKEEAELLTLELKGVQPPAPKSRSFKRLRRRTSADTQTIKIDGGSSSEGDLCLKISLPEEYHFSKEARSKFIVETEPENAVLIDPSDGFLSPEGTAILHFRRSSASASTGRINSKVYYCKEDEVCLYESLLFEVAFQEETPSSSPSQITLAYVVKPKALTNSLELPVSR